DNA from Kitasatospora acidiphila:
CGGTGAAGGCGCCGTGCCGCTCGGCCTGCTCGACGAACCAGCGGGCGATCACCGGGGCGAACCGGCCCTCCCGGACGCTGCCGACGATCACTGCGAGGTTCAACTTGGACATGGGTGTGCTCCTGCTACGAGTGATACGAGTGATACGAGTGATACGAGTGAAGTGCTGGTCGGCCCGAGCGCCGGGCCGTGACCACCACTCTTCCGAGCCGGAGCGGGCTGAGGGAGGCCGAGCTGAGGGTGGTAGTGGAGGGCCACGATCCGGTTCGGCCCCGGTGCTACGTTCGGGGGTGAGCGACAATGAGCTGGGCCTTTTCCTGCGGCTGCGCCGGGAGGCCGTCACACCCGCCGAGGCGGGCCTGCCGACCGGGCCGCGCCGCCGCACGCCCGGGCTGCGGCGAGCCGAACTGGCGACGCTGGCGGGCGTCAGCGTCGAGTACATCACCAGGCTGGAGCAGGGCCGGGACCGGCGGCCGTCGGCGCCGGTGCTGGCGTCGCTGGCGGACGCCCTGCGGCTGGCCCCGGCGGAACGGCTCCATCTGCACCAGCTGGTCAAGGGAGCCGAGCCGGGCTTCAGCTGCATGGGGCCGGCCGGCCCCAACCGCACCGTGCGGCCCACTGTGCGGGCCTTGCTGGACAGCCTGGAGCCGGCGGCCGCCGTGCTGCTCAACCGGCTCTCCGAGGTGCTGGCCTGCACCGACGGCTACCGGCGGCTGGTCGAGCCGATCGGTCTGCTGGACTCCGCGCGACCGAACCTCGCCCGCTACGTCTTCACCGATCCGCGGGCCCGCACGGCCTTTCCCGACTGGGAGTTG
Protein-coding regions in this window:
- a CDS encoding helix-turn-helix domain-containing protein → MSDNELGLFLRLRREAVTPAEAGLPTGPRRRTPGLRRAELATLAGVSVEYITRLEQGRDRRPSAPVLASLADALRLAPAERLHLHQLVKGAEPGFSCMGPAGPNRTVRPTVRALLDSLEPAAAVLLNRLSEVLACTDGYRRLVEPIGLLDSARPNLARYVFTDPRARTAFPDWELVADEQVAALKRGPGLAEPEVGALADELTVSCGADFTARLDRVSGLPRASAVLRLAHPEAGELRLAYETLNLPVEDDQRLLVHLPADDATAAALDRLAGRRPGALRAV